Proteins from a single region of Dysosmobacter acutus:
- the typA gene encoding translational GTPase TypA: MQNKHLRNIAIIAHVDHGKTTLVDEMLKQGGAYRENQEMVDRVMDSGDLERERGITILAKNTAIAYKDVKINVVDTPGHADFGGEVERILKMVNGVILLVDAAEGPMPQTRFVLSRALELGHRVIVVVNKIDRPDQRIHEVVDEVLELLMDLDATPEQLDSPMLFCSGRNGTASYSPDVAGTDLVPLFETILEYIPGPEADVEQPFQMLVSSIDYNDFVGRIAIGRVERGTLKQNQEIAVCNYHDPDAPAKKAKAVSMYEFEGLGRKPVTEATAGNIIAMSGIGDITIGDTICAPGCVEPLPFVKISAPTLEMTFSVNDSPFAGREGKFVTSRQIRDRLQRETLKDVSLRVSEIEDATDSFNVAGRGEMSLSILIETMRREGYEFQVSPPRVLYKEIDGKTCEPIERLVVDVPSEYVGSVIEKLGSRKGDMAEMTPIGDRMKIEFLIPARGLFGYRNEFLTDTKGEGIMASVFDSYAPYKGDIQRRGTGSLISFETGESITYGLYNAQERGTLFIGAGVPVYGGMVVGQSPKSDDITVNVCKKKQLTNTRASGSDDALRLVPPRQMSLEQCLEFLADDELLEVTPQSLRIRKRILDHEKRMKSLHGGKK; the protein is encoded by the coding sequence TTGCAGAACAAACATTTGAGGAATATTGCCATCATTGCCCACGTTGACCATGGAAAAACCACCCTGGTGGACGAGATGCTCAAGCAGGGCGGCGCCTACCGGGAAAACCAGGAGATGGTGGACCGGGTGATGGACTCCGGCGACCTGGAGCGGGAGCGGGGCATTACCATCTTGGCCAAAAACACGGCCATTGCATATAAAGATGTGAAGATCAATGTGGTGGACACCCCGGGCCACGCCGATTTCGGCGGAGAGGTGGAGCGCATCCTGAAGATGGTCAACGGCGTTATTCTGCTGGTGGACGCCGCCGAGGGCCCCATGCCCCAGACCCGCTTTGTGCTCAGCCGAGCCCTGGAACTGGGGCACCGGGTCATCGTGGTGGTCAACAAGATTGACCGCCCGGACCAGCGCATCCATGAGGTGGTGGACGAGGTGCTGGAGCTGCTGATGGACCTGGACGCCACGCCGGAGCAGCTGGATTCCCCCATGCTGTTCTGCTCCGGTCGCAACGGCACGGCCTCCTATTCCCCCGACGTGGCGGGAACGGACCTGGTGCCGCTCTTTGAGACCATCCTTGAGTATATTCCCGGGCCGGAGGCCGATGTGGAACAGCCCTTCCAGATGCTGGTGTCCTCCATCGACTACAACGACTTTGTGGGCCGGATTGCCATCGGCCGTGTGGAGCGGGGCACGCTGAAGCAGAACCAGGAGATCGCAGTGTGCAACTACCATGACCCGGACGCCCCGGCCAAAAAGGCCAAGGCCGTCTCCATGTATGAGTTTGAGGGGCTGGGCCGCAAGCCCGTCACCGAGGCCACCGCCGGCAATATCATCGCCATGAGCGGCATCGGCGATATCACCATCGGCGACACCATCTGCGCGCCGGGCTGTGTGGAGCCGCTGCCTTTTGTGAAGATATCCGCCCCCACCCTTGAGATGACCTTCTCCGTCAACGACTCGCCCTTTGCGGGCCGGGAGGGGAAGTTCGTCACCTCCCGCCAGATCCGGGACCGGCTGCAGCGGGAGACGCTGAAGGATGTCTCGCTGCGGGTCAGCGAGATCGAGGACGCCACCGACTCTTTCAACGTGGCCGGCCGGGGAGAGATGAGCCTGTCCATCCTCATTGAGACCATGCGCCGGGAGGGCTATGAGTTCCAGGTGTCCCCGCCCCGCGTCCTCTATAAGGAGATCGACGGGAAGACCTGCGAGCCCATTGAGCGGCTTGTGGTGGACGTGCCCTCCGAGTATGTGGGCAGCGTCATTGAGAAGTTAGGCTCCCGCAAGGGCGACATGGCGGAGATGACGCCCATTGGCGACCGGATGAAGATTGAGTTTCTGATTCCCGCCCGGGGGCTGTTCGGATACCGCAACGAGTTTCTCACCGACACCAAGGGCGAGGGCATCATGGCCTCGGTGTTCGACTCCTATGCTCCCTACAAGGGGGACATCCAGCGCCGGGGCACCGGCTCTCTCATCTCCTTTGAGACGGGTGAGTCCATCACCTACGGCCTCTACAATGCCCAGGAGCGCGGCACGCTGTTCATCGGCGCTGGCGTGCCGGTCTACGGCGGCATGGTGGTGGGCCAGTCCCCCAAGTCGGATGACATCACGGTGAACGTCTGCAAGAAGAAGCAGTTGACCAATACCCGCGCCTCCGGCTCCGACGACGCGCTGCGTTTGGTTCCACCCAGACAGATGAGCCTGGAGCAGTGCCTGGAGTTTTTGGCGGACGACGAGCTGCTGGAGGTGACGCCCCAGAGCCTGCGGATTCGCAAGCGTATTCTGGATCACGAAAAGCGTATGAAATCCCTCCACGGCGGGAAAAAATAG
- a CDS encoding HU family DNA-binding protein, translating into MGTEYLVKRVAEKTDSSPEQVEKMMSALFDTIAEATQTERFIPLDSCLGSLVVKEKQDRRKEITFRPSGTLRKRLKNMAGKAKIAG; encoded by the coding sequence ATGGGCACTGAGTATCTGGTGAAACGCGTGGCAGAGAAAACAGATTCCAGCCCGGAGCAGGTGGAGAAGATGATGTCCGCGCTGTTTGACACCATTGCGGAGGCGACCCAGACCGAACGGTTTATTCCGCTGGACAGCTGCCTTGGAAGTCTGGTGGTCAAAGAAAAGCAGGACCGCCGGAAAGAGATTACCTTCCGGCCGTCGGGCACGCTGCGCAAGCGGCTGAAGAATATGGCCGGCAAAGCAAAGATCGCGGGCTGA
- a CDS encoding response regulator, with the protein MKAIMVDDQPLMVRFFEAACANLPGVESMKVFTSPLEALEYARRNFVELAFLDLSMPQMSGLELGEKLKTLNPNLILIYLTAYDDCAIEALHQRAGYILCKPYNRRDVLDILEKALGQYGNSDNLSRKVMFRTFGRFDMYIDGQLVVFHSAKAKELLALCVSREGGEVSSSEAIDKIWAGSKNRSSTAANYRMTVKKLKEFLHKLGVERIFVRERQSCYIRVSEVSCDLYDFWRGDEEALYRFRDEFMSDYSWSEPMIFQMQEFKQIKLMMLHQKE; encoded by the coding sequence ATGAAGGCGATTATGGTGGATGATCAGCCCTTGATGGTCCGGTTTTTCGAAGCGGCCTGTGCGAATTTGCCGGGAGTGGAGAGTATGAAGGTATTCACCTCTCCGCTGGAGGCACTGGAGTATGCGCGGAGAAACTTTGTGGAGCTGGCTTTTCTTGACCTGTCGATGCCGCAGATGTCGGGTTTGGAACTGGGTGAAAAACTGAAAACGCTGAATCCGAATTTGATTCTTATCTATTTGACTGCCTATGACGATTGTGCCATCGAAGCACTGCATCAGCGGGCAGGCTATATTTTATGCAAGCCCTATAACCGGCGGGACGTGTTGGATATCCTTGAGAAGGCCCTGGGCCAGTACGGAAATTCGGACAATCTGAGCCGGAAGGTGATGTTCCGCACCTTTGGACGGTTTGACATGTACATAGACGGCCAGCTGGTGGTATTTCACAGCGCTAAAGCCAAAGAGCTTCTGGCGCTTTGCGTCAGCAGAGAAGGGGGCGAGGTTTCCAGCTCAGAGGCCATTGACAAGATTTGGGCCGGTTCCAAAAACCGCAGTTCCACCGCTGCAAACTACCGGATGACCGTTAAAAAGCTGAAGGAATTCCTGCACAAGCTTGGTGTGGAGCGGATTTTTGTCCGGGAGCGGCAGTCCTGCTATATCCGCGTTTCAGAGGTCAGCTGCGATCTCTACGATTTTTGGAGAGGCGATGAGGAAGCGCTTTACCGCTTCCGGGATGAGTTCATGTCGGATTACAGCTGGAGCGAACCGATGATTTTTCAGATGCAGGAGTTTAAGCAGATTAAGCTGATGATGCTGCACCAGAAGGAATAA
- a CDS encoding site-specific integrase: protein MASIQKRGKKYAVVYTYTDSADVKRQKWETYGTKKEAAARKAQVENEMNNGTFIPPSSVTVRDFLADFVELYGSKRWGLSAYSGNTGIINNYINPVIGDMNVQDVTRRTVDSFIAQLQKMKPVSTTYRNARSEFLPPNTIEKVCKVLHCAFRQAVRWDMVPKNPFDDVLLPKKEKNPRAIWTADIIRQALDNCSEGKLYVAINLSFACSLRMGEITGLTWDCVHISDSDIAKDDAHIIVNKELARVDQRAIDALGEKDIIFMFPRIVKAKSTTRLVLKRPKTETSIRKVWLPKTLAYILRDWHQKQDKLKEIMGDEYADYNLVLALETGRPCEDRVIGNQFERLKKSANLPNVVFHSLRHSSTTYKLKLNHGDIKATQGDTGHAQASMVTEVYAHILDEERKINAQKFEVAFYANPDMRRVEQELNPPKPEPAPDLNLQSLLAQLQENPELARQLKALLHAG from the coding sequence ATGGCATCAATTCAAAAACGCGGTAAAAAGTATGCCGTCGTATATACCTATACGGATTCTGCCGATGTCAAAAGGCAGAAGTGGGAAACCTATGGAACAAAGAAGGAGGCTGCGGCCAGAAAAGCACAGGTAGAGAATGAAATGAACAACGGAACCTTCATTCCGCCATCCAGCGTAACTGTCCGTGACTTCCTGGCAGATTTTGTTGAACTCTACGGTTCAAAGCGGTGGGGGCTTTCAGCCTACTCTGGAAACACCGGGATCATCAACAATTACATCAATCCAGTCATTGGCGATATGAATGTCCAGGATGTGACAAGGCGTACCGTAGACAGCTTCATCGCCCAACTGCAAAAGATGAAACCCGTCAGCACAACATACCGAAACGCACGCTCGGAATTCTTGCCGCCCAACACGATTGAAAAAGTGTGCAAGGTGCTGCACTGCGCTTTCCGCCAGGCCGTCCGATGGGATATGGTTCCGAAGAATCCGTTTGACGATGTTCTTCTTCCCAAGAAAGAGAAAAATCCTCGCGCTATCTGGACGGCTGACATTATCAGACAGGCTCTGGATAACTGCTCTGAGGGGAAACTGTATGTTGCAATCAACCTTTCGTTCGCCTGTTCACTGCGCATGGGCGAGATCACAGGGCTGACATGGGATTGTGTTCACATTTCCGATTCGGACATTGCAAAAGACGATGCCCATATCATTGTCAACAAGGAATTAGCGCGTGTCGATCAACGTGCGATTGACGCGCTCGGAGAGAAAGACATCATCTTTATGTTCCCGCGGATCGTGAAAGCCAAATCGACAACACGGCTTGTGCTCAAACGACCTAAGACGGAAACCAGTATCCGGAAGGTATGGCTGCCGAAGACCCTTGCGTATATTCTTCGGGACTGGCATCAAAAGCAGGACAAGCTCAAAGAAATTATGGGTGACGAGTATGCCGACTATAATCTTGTTTTAGCTTTGGAAACCGGGCGGCCCTGCGAAGACAGGGTAATCGGGAATCAGTTTGAACGGCTGAAAAAGTCAGCGAACCTCCCGAATGTAGTCTTTCATTCTTTGCGGCACTCAAGCACCACCTATAAGCTGAAGCTCAATCATGGTGACATTAAGGCCACGCAGGGGGATACCGGCCATGCGCAGGCGTCTATGGTTACAGAAGTTTATGCGCATATTCTGGATGAGGAGCGGAAAATCAACGCGCAGAAGTTTGAGGTCGCATTCTATGCGAACCCGGATATGCGGCGCGTGGAGCAGGAACTGAATCCGCCGAAACCGGAACCGGCTCCCGACCTAAACCTCCAGTCGCTTCTTGCACAGCTTCAGGAAAATCCCGAACTTGCCCGCCAACTGAAAGCCCTTTTGCACGCAGGGTAA
- a CDS encoding helix-turn-helix domain-containing protein — protein sequence MAEINTNGLKANSEKRSYSVMEVAEILGVSKKSVYNMCANGTFKCVRIGTRLRISKKAFDDWLDGRDNT from the coding sequence GTGGCTGAGATAAATACAAACGGCCTTAAAGCCAACTCTGAAAAAAGAAGCTATTCCGTTATGGAAGTAGCGGAAATTCTCGGTGTCAGCAAAAAATCCGTCTATAACATGTGTGCTAACGGCACCTTCAAATGTGTACGGATTGGAACCAGGCTGAGAATATCAAAGAAGGCTTTCGATGATTGGCTTGATGGCAGAGACAATACCTGA